A genomic region of Klebsiella sp. RIT-PI-d contains the following coding sequences:
- a CDS encoding carbohydrate binding domain-containing protein gives MIITKDIIIDGNFEKINTVDWILSGPTQVHYEESNQNHYCQLESTASIMQTIPLQPDTEYTLKFDCRGPGGVLVNIQNLKNYQEIFMLECNRDRTTEWHTESYVFKTPTELNSTRLYFQCLWDAQADTVDVDNIVLEETVFEYHTPEWIDWSWTSGRKVDRVYFKNRGGVVSQHNVLYIGGELMFDYGVVEAGKEYESDNNIDMPGYIDQQFVLYAVNDATGEKYVLIDKSGEDMYKPGKIYLDDI, from the coding sequence ATGATCATCACTAAAGATATTATTATTGACGGTAATTTCGAAAAAATTAATACCGTGGACTGGATACTTTCAGGTCCAACGCAGGTCCACTACGAAGAAAGCAACCAAAACCATTATTGCCAGCTTGAATCAACGGCCTCCATCATGCAAACAATTCCGCTGCAACCAGATACGGAATATACATTGAAGTTTGACTGTCGTGGGCCAGGAGGCGTATTGGTTAATATCCAGAATCTGAAGAATTATCAGGAAATTTTCATGCTGGAATGTAACCGTGATAGAACCACCGAATGGCATACAGAATCATATGTCTTTAAAACGCCCACGGAGCTAAATTCTACTCGACTTTATTTTCAGTGCCTCTGGGATGCACAAGCGGATACGGTTGATGTTGATAATATTGTGCTCGAAGAGACTGTGTTTGAATACCATACTCCGGAATGGATAGACTGGTCCTGGACAAGTGGTAGAAAGGTGGATCGTGTCTATTTTAAAAACCGCGGGGGGGTGGTAAGCCAACACAATGTTTTATATATTGGCGGGGAACTGATGTTTGACTACGGCGTGGTTGAAGCCGGTAAAGAATATGAGTCAGATAACAATATTGACATGCCTGGTTACATAGATCAGCAATTTGTCCTGTATGCTGTCAATGATGCAACGGGTGAAAAATATGTACTGATTGATAAATCAGGTGAAGATATGTATAAACCGGGAAAAATTTATCTTGATGACATTTAA
- a CDS encoding DUF2201 family putative metallopeptidase, which translates to MSKAARNPALDACKAGLEMVMKHPLFAPIGARIYKQFDTGHAYVSSKGWVSIGDNGYLWLNAKRHATPAQWARMIAQALSALGFGLIRDPAPHSSQQWDLAVLIAMMRFCEELKIGPLPDELQSFPFPEGNHADADALFRQIREEGIAEELSQWQRRYCGDAKSCFYISAPRANRYTSPPDWKMLLAEGLSHSVSVALEQVGGYQSSDHTAYKMSAAQKARQQIMTLYPLLGALAASFDIEEDGQLCSQYDIAVAAIDVSIRKIWINPHARLNKDELVFVFAHELLHAGLNHASRRRGRDPELWNVACDFIINDWLIQMQVGTPPDLGMLYDPQFSAMSAEEIYDALAQNMRQSRKLITLRGRAGGDILVEEAESQFTDAEAWCRRALYQGLDRCLYAPMRGTLPLGLIEEIRSLAQPPIPWDVALAEWFDEHFPPPEQRRSYARPSRRQSATPSIPRPAVIKPTEDERRSRVFGVILDTSGSMDPQLLGKALGAIASYSLAHEVFAVRFICCDARAWDRGWVPPEQLLNHFTIQGRGGTILQPGVDMLNGMALKGDFPKGGPVLIITDGYCEEHISVTMEHAWLLPQGRRLPFVPRGKIFQLS; encoded by the coding sequence ATGAGTAAAGCGGCACGTAACCCCGCGCTTGACGCCTGCAAAGCAGGCCTTGAGATGGTGATGAAACATCCGCTGTTCGCGCCGATAGGGGCGCGGATCTATAAGCAATTCGATACTGGCCATGCGTATGTTTCTTCAAAAGGCTGGGTGAGTATTGGCGATAATGGCTACCTGTGGCTTAACGCCAAACGTCATGCCACTCCGGCGCAGTGGGCACGGATGATCGCGCAGGCGCTTTCCGCCCTCGGTTTTGGCCTGATTCGCGATCCCGCACCGCATTCATCTCAACAATGGGACCTGGCGGTGCTGATTGCGATGATGCGTTTTTGCGAAGAGTTGAAAATTGGCCCCCTGCCTGACGAACTTCAGTCTTTTCCTTTTCCCGAGGGAAACCATGCCGATGCAGATGCGCTTTTCCGTCAGATCCGTGAAGAGGGTATTGCTGAAGAATTGTCTCAATGGCAACGGCGGTATTGCGGTGATGCTAAAAGCTGCTTTTATATCAGCGCGCCGCGGGCTAACCGCTATACCTCTCCGCCTGACTGGAAAATGCTGCTGGCGGAAGGGCTGAGTCATAGCGTCAGTGTGGCGCTGGAGCAGGTCGGTGGATATCAATCTTCCGATCATACCGCCTATAAAATGAGCGCGGCGCAGAAAGCACGCCAGCAAATTATGACTCTCTACCCGTTATTGGGCGCGCTGGCGGCCAGCTTTGATATCGAAGAAGATGGTCAGCTTTGTAGCCAGTACGACATTGCTGTGGCGGCTATTGATGTCAGTATCCGCAAAATCTGGATTAATCCTCATGCCCGCCTCAACAAAGATGAACTGGTCTTCGTGTTCGCTCATGAACTGCTCCATGCCGGACTCAACCACGCTTCACGGCGTCGGGGGCGCGATCCCGAACTGTGGAATGTCGCCTGCGATTTCATCATTAACGACTGGCTGATCCAGATGCAGGTCGGGACGCCGCCGGACCTGGGAATGCTGTACGATCCCCAGTTCAGCGCCATGTCTGCAGAGGAGATTTACGACGCACTGGCACAAAACATGCGTCAATCGCGCAAGTTAATCACCCTGCGCGGCCGGGCGGGCGGTGATATTCTGGTTGAGGAGGCGGAAAGTCAGTTTACTGATGCGGAAGCGTGGTGTCGGCGGGCGCTCTATCAGGGGCTGGACCGCTGCCTGTACGCGCCGATGCGCGGCACCCTTCCACTAGGGCTTATTGAGGAAATTCGCAGTCTTGCACAGCCGCCGATCCCGTGGGACGTCGCGCTCGCCGAGTGGTTTGATGAACATTTTCCGCCCCCTGAACAGCGGCGCAGTTATGCGCGACCCTCACGTCGTCAAAGCGCTACGCCTTCTATTCCGCGCCCGGCAGTCATTAAACCCACCGAAGACGAGCGCCGCTCACGGGTATTTGGTGTGATTCTTGATACTTCAGGCTCTATGGATCCTCAGCTGCTGGGTAAGGCGCTGGGCGCAATTGCCAGCTATTCCCTGGCGCACGAGGTTTTTGCCGTGCGCTTTATTTGCTGCGATGCCAGAGCCTGGGATCGCGGATGGGTGCCGCCCGAGCAGTTGCTCAACCATTTCACCATTCAGGGGCGCGGTGGCACCATTTTGCAGCCGGGCGTCGATATGCTGAATGGTATGGCACTGAAAGGCGATTTCCCCAAAGGAGGACCGGTTCTGATCATCACCGATGGCTACTGTGAGGAGCATATTAGCGTTACGATGGAACACGCGTGGCTATTACCGCAGGGACGACGATTGCCATTTGTACCGCGCGGGAAGATTTTCCAGCTGAGCTGA
- a CDS encoding AAA family ATPase has translation MQSAIQLTPEQTFDFLLNVAITRPVFLWGAPGIGKSALVRRFADEVGMECVSLLGSQLAPEDLLGIPQIDGQCSRFYPPANIVRQKPFVLFLDELNASSHEIQKAFYSLILEQRIGEYRLPEGTVVIGAGNRAKDAAIVKPMPSALINRMVHVHLRADHRQWLHWAINEAGLHPWVVEYIQLRPDQLWNEPPKHEEPFSTPRSWHMLSDALFSFGDEIPVEMLEALIYGLLSPAHAGSFKGFVKQIRQKHTITAILKGDAAWPDDPADRDVLYFLAQSFRSHLYKELPVEDQSLRSEHKRLAIQAKDSLKTLARISVEIAQSVMSEDENGKKLPAWFLIEVARDLPRLAARAKSS, from the coding sequence ATGCAGTCTGCTATTCAGCTCACCCCTGAACAAACATTTGATTTCCTTCTTAACGTTGCCATTACTCGACCGGTTTTCCTGTGGGGAGCGCCGGGAATTGGTAAAAGTGCGCTGGTCAGACGCTTCGCTGATGAAGTCGGTATGGAGTGCGTTTCACTCCTTGGAAGCCAGCTGGCCCCGGAAGATCTTCTCGGTATTCCACAAATTGACGGTCAGTGCTCGCGTTTTTATCCTCCTGCCAATATTGTTCGTCAAAAGCCCTTTGTGCTGTTTCTGGATGAGCTCAATGCCTCGTCGCATGAAATTCAGAAAGCGTTTTACTCCCTGATCCTTGAGCAGCGTATTGGGGAGTACCGTCTTCCGGAGGGCACCGTGGTTATCGGCGCCGGGAACCGGGCCAAAGATGCTGCGATTGTCAAGCCGATGCCGTCAGCGCTGATTAACCGTATGGTACATGTTCATCTGCGAGCCGATCACCGTCAGTGGCTGCACTGGGCGATTAATGAGGCGGGCCTTCATCCGTGGGTGGTGGAATATATCCAGCTGCGTCCGGATCAGCTGTGGAATGAGCCGCCGAAACATGAAGAACCCTTTTCCACGCCGCGTAGCTGGCATATGTTGTCTGATGCGCTTTTCTCATTTGGCGATGAAATACCCGTTGAAATGCTTGAAGCGCTGATTTACGGGCTGCTCTCGCCAGCCCATGCTGGCAGCTTTAAAGGTTTTGTGAAGCAAATTCGCCAGAAGCATACCATTACAGCCATTCTAAAAGGTGATGCGGCCTGGCCGGACGATCCTGCCGATCGCGATGTCCTCTATTTCCTGGCACAGTCGTTTCGTTCGCATTTGTATAAGGAGTTGCCTGTCGAGGATCAATCTTTGCGCAGCGAGCATAAGCGGCTGGCGATACAGGCCAAAGACAGCCTGAAAACGCTGGCGCGTATTAGCGTCGAAATTGCCCAGTCGGTGATGAGTGAAGATGAAAACGGTAAAAAACTGCCTGCCTGGTTTTTGATTGAAGTCGCGCGTGATTTGCCTCGTCTGGCGGCAAGAGCGAAGTCATCATGA
- the yfcD gene encoding NUDIX hydrolase YfcD: protein MVEQTHLADMEWVDIVNEDNEVIAQANRAQMRAQCLRHRATYIVVHDGMGKILVQRRTESKDFMPGMLDATAGGVVQADEGMLEAARREAEEELGIAGVPFAEHGQFYFEDKHCRVWGGLFSCVSHGPFALQEDEVSEVCWMEPAEITARCDEFTQDSLKALALWMTRNASNEASKLEVTE from the coding sequence ATGGTGGAGCAAACGCATTTGGCAGATATGGAGTGGGTGGACATTGTCAACGAAGACAATGAGGTCATCGCGCAGGCGAATCGTGCTCAAATGCGCGCGCAGTGCCTACGTCACCGGGCAACCTATATTGTTGTTCATGACGGGATGGGTAAGATCCTGGTGCAGCGCCGTACCGAAAGCAAAGACTTTATGCCGGGGATGCTGGACGCCACCGCAGGCGGCGTCGTACAGGCCGATGAAGGTATGTTAGAAGCCGCACGTCGTGAGGCAGAAGAGGAGCTGGGTATTGCTGGCGTACCCTTTGCCGAGCATGGGCAGTTCTATTTTGAAGACAAACATTGCCGGGTCTGGGGCGGGCTGTTTAGCTGCGTTTCACATGGGCCGTTCGCGCTACAGGAAGATGAAGTGAGCGAAGTATGCTGGATGGAGCCTGCGGAAATTACCGCCCGCTGCGATGAATTCACCCAGGATTCGTTAAAAGCGCTGGCCCTGTGGATGACCCGCAATGCCAGTAACGAAGCGTCAAAGCTGGAAGTGACAGAGTAG